A region of Vicinamibacterales bacterium DNA encodes the following proteins:
- a CDS encoding FtsQ-type POTRA domain-containing protein — protein MIAMLALAAVLQVDTIAEVRVHGNARVSDAVVLQLAGVAVGQALGAGDLAAIEKRLRDSGRFDEVQVRKRYRTLAMDEVSLVLLVHERAGISPTGEPPGVARRLRSHLMFFPILQYDDGYGWTYGARTSMVDVAGKGTRLSVPLSWGGTRRVAVEMDRTFKSGPVTRLSGSFGLAQRENPHFSIDDRRLEVEARAERRLFGRLTLGAEIARSRITFAPVRDNVWTSGADVTLDTRNDPSYPVDAVLASAAWNRLHAIGTASFSASGTAIDRYRLDARGYKRVFGQNVLAARVGYDTASAPLPRYEQWLLGGSTLRGTRGGAFAGDKRFVWSAELRVPFSSPLSAGRTGVNVFVDGGSVAPFGERIAGQTRHRSAGAGLWLTAAIFSLNLDVARSIDGRRTRVHFGTGFSF, from the coding sequence ATGATCGCCATGCTCGCACTCGCCGCCGTCCTGCAGGTCGACACCATCGCCGAAGTCCGCGTGCACGGCAACGCCAGGGTCAGCGACGCGGTCGTCCTCCAGCTGGCCGGCGTCGCGGTCGGACAGGCGCTCGGCGCCGGCGATCTCGCGGCGATCGAGAAGCGGCTGCGCGACAGCGGCCGCTTCGACGAGGTCCAGGTGCGGAAGCGCTATCGCACGCTGGCGATGGACGAAGTCTCGCTGGTCCTGCTCGTGCACGAGCGCGCCGGCATCAGTCCCACCGGCGAGCCGCCGGGCGTCGCCCGGCGCCTGCGCAGCCATCTGATGTTCTTCCCCATTCTTCAGTACGACGATGGCTACGGCTGGACGTACGGGGCGCGGACGAGCATGGTCGATGTCGCCGGGAAGGGGACGCGTCTGTCGGTGCCGCTCTCGTGGGGCGGCACGCGCCGCGTGGCGGTGGAGATGGATCGGACGTTCAAGTCCGGTCCGGTGACCCGGCTCTCGGGCTCGTTCGGGCTCGCGCAGCGCGAAAACCCGCACTTCTCGATCGACGATCGCCGTCTCGAGGTCGAAGCACGCGCCGAGCGGCGCCTCTTCGGGCGCCTGACGCTCGGCGCCGAGATCGCCCGCAGCCGGATTACCTTCGCGCCAGTCCGGGACAACGTGTGGACCTCCGGCGCGGACGTCACCCTCGACACCCGGAACGACCCGTCGTACCCGGTGGATGCGGTGCTGGCCAGCGCCGCGTGGAACCGCCTGCACGCCATCGGCACGGCCAGCTTCAGCGCCTCGGGAACGGCGATCGATCGCTACCGCCTCGATGCGCGCGGCTACAAGCGGGTGTTCGGCCAGAACGTACTCGCGGCGCGCGTCGGGTACGACACGGCTTCGGCCCCGCTCCCCCGGTACGAGCAATGGCTGCTCGGCGGATCGACACTGCGCGGCACCCGGGGCGGCGCGTTCGCCGGCGACAAGCGTTTCGTCTGGTCGGCCGAACTCCGCGTACCCTTCTCATCGCCGCTGAGCGCCGGCCGTACGGGAGTCAACGTGTTCGTCGACGGCGGATCGGTCGCGCCGTTCGGCGAGCGGATCGCCGGCCAGACACGACACCGCAGCGCCGGCGCGGGTCTCTGGCTGACCGCCGCCATCTTCAGCCTGAACCTCGACGTGGCGCGATCGATCGACGGCCGTCGCACCCGCGTGCACTTCGGGACGGGATTCAGCTTCTAA